The Deinococcus koreensis genome window below encodes:
- the mreC gene encoding rod shape-determining protein MreC: protein MNWRRLLLVFSALMLLSLVATRFQVAAPTALRSGTVPITRASVTVADNLRHAYQTLVQERELAREVASLRKQNDVLRQRNELLTREAARLRQLQVITQTQAPNAVGIAQVIAVSPSPLLARLTLNLGQNAGVRVRMPVTVPGGLVGQISDVSGKESTVVSLVDPESSVGVTLQGNRGGRGLARGVPPDRLRADFSRSIPIKVGDVLVTNSLGGVYPVGIRVGTVEKVLPLGPNDLNRTVIVKPAVDVGVVEDVTILEGL from the coding sequence GTGAACTGGCGGCGTCTGCTCCTGGTGTTCTCGGCCCTGATGCTGCTCAGTCTGGTCGCCACCCGCTTTCAGGTGGCGGCCCCCACGGCGCTGCGTTCGGGCACGGTGCCGATCACGCGGGCCAGCGTGACCGTGGCCGACAACCTGCGCCACGCCTACCAGACGCTCGTGCAGGAACGCGAACTGGCCCGCGAGGTCGCCTCCCTCCGCAAGCAGAACGACGTGCTGCGCCAGCGCAACGAACTGCTGACCCGCGAGGCCGCGAGACTCCGGCAGCTGCAGGTCATCACCCAGACCCAGGCGCCGAACGCGGTGGGCATCGCCCAGGTGATCGCGGTCTCGCCCAGCCCGCTGCTGGCCCGGCTGACCCTGAACCTGGGCCAGAACGCGGGGGTGCGGGTGCGGATGCCGGTCACGGTGCCCGGTGGGCTGGTCGGCCAGATCAGCGACGTGAGCGGCAAGGAGTCGACCGTGGTCTCACTGGTCGATCCGGAGAGCAGCGTGGGCGTGACCCTGCAGGGCAACCGCGGGGGGCGGGGCCTGGCGCGCGGCGTGCCGCCGGACCGGCTGCGCGCCGACTTCTCGCGCAGCATTCCGATCAAGGTCGGCGACGTGCTGGTCACCAACAGCCTGGGGGGCGTGTACCCCGTGGGCATCCGGGTGGGCACCGTGGAAAAGGTGCTGCCGCTGGGCCCCAACGATCTGAACCGCACCGTGATCGTGAAGCCGGCGGTGGATGTCGGCGTGGTCGAGGACGTCACCATTCTGGAGGGGTTGTAA
- the ybeY gene encoding rRNA maturation RNase YbeY yields MIDLIARKTPPAGLRPALRASLGAAMAHFGVHDKGVTVVLVGDRTIRALKREHWGEDAATDVLSFPTWEPGDPFMPPHLGDIVISLDTAARQAQARGHSLNREVALLASHGLTHLVGHDHPHAEGLGFEEGATGDEWQVFHGAWEAARAALPESG; encoded by the coding sequence GTGATTGACCTGATCGCCCGCAAGACGCCGCCCGCCGGCCTGCGCCCGGCCCTGCGCGCGAGCCTGGGGGCGGCCATGGCCCACTTCGGGGTGCACGACAAAGGCGTGACCGTGGTGCTGGTCGGTGACCGCACCATCCGCGCCCTGAAGCGGGAGCACTGGGGCGAGGACGCCGCGACCGACGTGCTGAGCTTCCCGACCTGGGAACCCGGCGACCCCTTCATGCCGCCGCACCTGGGCGACATCGTGATCTCGCTGGACACGGCCGCGCGGCAGGCGCAGGCGCGCGGCCACTCGCTGAACCGCGAGGTGGCGCTGCTGGCGAGCCACGGCCTGACCCATCTGGTCGGCCATGACCACCCCCACGCCGAGGGCCTGGGCTTCGAGGAAGGCGCCACGGGCGACGAGTGGCAGGTGTTCCACGGCGCCTGGGAGGCCGCGCGGGCCGCCCTGCCGGAGTCCGGGTGA
- a CDS encoding OsmC family protein — protein sequence MKKTLNVTWLGEQRYVGLNPTGQQLLIDNSPLKIGVSPMDALLGALATCTAVDVVDIMAKRRTPLATYRIEVEGERAETHPKRYTRITVRHIGSGEGVSAEALHKAALLSHEKYCSVAASLNSEIHVEASVE from the coding sequence ATGAAGAAGACCCTGAACGTCACCTGGCTCGGCGAACAGCGCTACGTGGGACTCAACCCCACGGGCCAGCAGCTCCTGATCGACAACAGCCCCCTCAAGATCGGCGTCTCGCCCATGGACGCCCTGCTGGGGGCGCTGGCCACCTGCACGGCCGTGGACGTGGTGGACATCATGGCCAAGCGCCGCACCCCGCTGGCGACCTACCGGATCGAGGTCGAGGGCGAGCGGGCCGAGACACACCCCAAGCGCTACACCCGGATCACCGTGCGCCACATCGGCAGCGGCGAGGGCGTGAGCGCCGAGGCGCTGCACAAGGCCGCGCTGCTCAGCCACGAGAAGTACTGCTCGGTGGCGGCGTCGCTCAACAGCGAGATCCACGTCGAGGCGAGCGTGGAGTAG
- a CDS encoding PhoH family protein: MTDLKNAAPNNAASGAATATVTLQDQREAYALLGAGDANLRRMRELTKAKVIARGETVTMTGEPADVQQAERMVRDALDVVRGGGDLTPESLLRSARLSGEGRSLAAETQTNGLNLPRGLKPKTPGQKEYLEKIEKSDITFGVGPAGTGKTYMAVAMAVQALKAKKVKRIILTRPAVEAGEKLGFLPGDLQAKIDPYLRPLYDALQDMLDQEKFESYLTSGVIEIAPLAFMRGRTLNDAFIILDEAQNTTGEQMKMFLTRMGFSSRVVVTGDVTQIDLPRHITSGLAVAKRVLSTIEGIAWHEFTDVDVVRHPLVGRIIRAYETAEEAEQDKRAARRGEFASIPEGEGDPR, from the coding sequence TTGACCGACCTGAAGAACGCCGCCCCGAACAACGCCGCCAGCGGCGCCGCCACCGCGACCGTCACCCTGCAGGATCAGCGCGAGGCCTACGCCCTGCTGGGAGCTGGGGACGCCAACCTGAGGCGGATGCGTGAGCTGACCAAGGCCAAGGTGATCGCGCGCGGCGAGACCGTCACCATGACCGGCGAGCCGGCCGACGTGCAGCAGGCCGAGCGTATGGTGCGCGACGCGCTGGACGTGGTGCGCGGCGGCGGCGACCTGACCCCGGAGAGCCTGCTCCGCTCGGCCCGCCTGAGCGGCGAGGGCCGCAGCCTGGCCGCCGAGACGCAGACCAACGGGCTGAACCTGCCGCGCGGCCTGAAGCCCAAGACCCCGGGCCAGAAAGAGTACCTGGAGAAGATCGAGAAGAGCGACATCACCTTCGGGGTGGGGCCGGCGGGTACCGGCAAGACCTACATGGCCGTGGCGATGGCGGTGCAGGCGCTGAAAGCCAAGAAGGTCAAGCGCATCATCCTGACCCGCCCGGCGGTCGAGGCCGGCGAGAAACTGGGCTTCTTGCCCGGCGACCTGCAGGCCAAGATCGATCCCTACCTGCGCCCGCTCTACGACGCGCTTCAGGACATGCTCGACCAGGAAAAGTTCGAGTCCTACCTGACCAGCGGCGTGATCGAGATCGCCCCGCTGGCCTTCATGCGCGGCCGCACGCTGAACGACGCCTTCATCATCCTCGACGAGGCGCAGAACACCACGGGCGAGCAGATGAAGATGTTCCTGACCCGCATGGGCTTCTCCAGCCGCGTGGTCGTGACCGGCGACGTGACCCAGATCGACCTGCCGCGCCACATCACCTCCGGCCTGGCGGTCGCCAAGCGCGTGCTGAGCACCATCGAGGGCATCGCCTGGCACGAGTTCACGGACGTGGACGTGGTGCGCCACCCCCTGGTCGGGCGGATCATCCGCGCCTACGAGACCGCCGAGGAAGCCGAGCAGGACAAGCGCGCCGCCCGCCGGGGCGAGTTCGCCAGCATTCCCGAGGGCGAGGGCGACCCGAGGTAA
- a CDS encoding peptidoglycan D,D-transpeptidase FtsI family protein, whose amino-acid sequence MSRTGDTLDRRDRLRRRAGGGSGRTGARPRGNGASRVAWMALAFSLTLGGLGARLYQLQVVQHSEYAVQSASNFQRDDVVRALRGEIRTRDGLLLATNRLAVDLVYTGRKEPGDPAQAIPAWDKIVYLAGIKPDALMNGQPREPDPHKETETVLARNVAEKNLAALYEYTVLVPSLELRERVERIYPQGKMAAHLLGYVQEASDSQVKEGGYTLGDMVGRSGLEYSLQKTLEGRNGLRRREVTANGRPQTERIIDPGQEGKDVTLTIDSTLQRAAETALRAELAEINAGRAKNNQPPETLTRGAIIAIDPRTNEVLAMASSPAYDPNWFSRVPSPDPVAKNWAVDPNRPNAELDAVTANRVVQAYNPGSVFKIATTLMYVERWGNFTLPCNPVYYFGRASFNNWAHHSLGIVDGRKAIAFSCNPWYYHSAALATPGVYSRQLKSRLTELGYHRETGLEIVGEKTGLLTDIGDYRDPEDSTSRKSPWYPGFGLNMSIGQGDVLVTPAQVVKVMSTIINEGQERPLTVIQAVAGKAQPRKPAQSVVRGGNVEVFRFVKEGMDWTTSIFGGTASTKIGPTLFPVATAGKTGTAENGMSRRKQSYAYTHGWYEGYGPVGTGQTPTFAVVTFFQNGGEGYGPGLNAAKRMFAARWCVNLGERLSALPLSAQQPCLGELDHMRAVYKARAERAKAALNAPPAPAAP is encoded by the coding sequence ATGAGCCGAACTGGAGACACCCTGGATCGTCGAGACCGCCTGCGCCGCCGGGCGGGTGGCGGTTCCGGCCGCACGGGCGCCCGGCCGCGGGGCAACGGCGCGTCCCGCGTGGCCTGGATGGCGCTGGCCTTCAGCCTGACGCTGGGCGGCCTGGGGGCACGGCTGTACCAGCTCCAGGTCGTGCAGCACAGCGAATACGCGGTGCAGTCGGCCAGCAATTTTCAGCGCGACGACGTGGTGCGCGCCCTGCGCGGCGAGATCCGCACCCGCGACGGACTGCTGCTGGCGACCAACCGGCTGGCCGTGGATCTGGTGTACACCGGCCGCAAGGAGCCCGGCGACCCGGCGCAGGCGATTCCGGCCTGGGACAAGATCGTGTACCTGGCGGGCATCAAGCCGGACGCCCTGATGAACGGCCAGCCCCGCGAACCCGACCCCCACAAGGAAACCGAGACGGTGCTGGCCCGCAACGTGGCCGAGAAGAATCTGGCGGCGCTGTACGAGTACACCGTGCTGGTGCCCTCGCTGGAACTGCGCGAACGGGTCGAGCGCATCTACCCCCAGGGCAAGATGGCCGCCCACCTGCTGGGCTACGTGCAGGAGGCCAGCGACAGCCAAGTCAAGGAAGGCGGCTATACGCTGGGCGACATGGTGGGCCGCTCCGGGCTGGAATACAGCCTGCAGAAGACCCTGGAGGGCAGGAACGGCCTGCGCCGCCGCGAGGTCACGGCCAACGGCCGCCCGCAGACCGAGCGCATCATCGACCCCGGCCAGGAGGGCAAGGACGTCACGCTGACCATCGACAGCACCCTGCAGCGCGCCGCCGAGACCGCGCTGCGGGCCGAACTGGCCGAGATCAACGCCGGCCGGGCCAAGAACAACCAGCCGCCCGAGACCCTGACCCGCGGCGCCATCATCGCCATCGACCCGCGCACGAACGAGGTGCTGGCGATGGCGAGCAGCCCCGCCTACGACCCGAACTGGTTCTCGCGGGTGCCGAGCCCGGATCCGGTGGCCAAGAACTGGGCGGTCGACCCCAACCGCCCCAACGCGGAACTGGACGCTGTGACCGCCAACCGGGTGGTGCAGGCCTACAACCCGGGCAGCGTGTTCAAGATCGCCACCACGCTGATGTACGTGGAGCGCTGGGGCAACTTCACCCTGCCGTGTAACCCCGTGTACTACTTCGGCCGGGCCTCGTTCAACAACTGGGCGCACCACAGCCTGGGGATCGTGGACGGCCGCAAGGCGATCGCCTTTTCCTGCAATCCCTGGTACTACCATTCGGCGGCGCTGGCCACCCCCGGCGTGTACTCGCGCCAGCTCAAATCCCGTCTGACCGAACTGGGCTACCACCGGGAGACCGGGCTGGAGATCGTGGGCGAGAAGACCGGCCTGCTCACCGACATCGGCGACTACCGCGACCCGGAAGACAGCACGAGCCGCAAGTCGCCGTGGTATCCCGGCTTCGGCCTGAACATGAGCATCGGCCAGGGCGACGTGCTGGTCACGCCCGCGCAGGTGGTCAAGGTCATGTCGACCATCATCAACGAGGGACAGGAACGGCCATTGACCGTGATCCAGGCGGTCGCCGGCAAGGCGCAGCCCCGCAAGCCGGCCCAGAGCGTCGTGCGGGGCGGCAACGTGGAGGTCTTCCGCTTCGTCAAGGAAGGCATGGACTGGACGACCTCGATCTTCGGTGGCACGGCCAGCACCAAGATCGGCCCGACCCTGTTCCCGGTGGCGACGGCCGGCAAGACCGGCACCGCCGAGAACGGCATGAGCCGCCGCAAGCAGTCCTATGCCTACACCCACGGCTGGTACGAAGGCTACGGCCCCGTCGGGACGGGGCAGACGCCCACCTTCGCGGTCGTGACCTTCTTCCAGAACGGCGGCGAGGGCTACGGGCCGGGGCTCAATGCCGCCAAGCGCATGTTCGCTGCCCGCTGGTGCGTGAACCTCGGCGAGCGCCTGAGCGCCCTGCCGCTGAGTGCCCAGCAGCCCTGCCTGGGCGAGCTGGATCACATGCGCGCGGTGTACAAGGCGCGGGCGGAGCGGGCGAAGGCCGCCCTGAACGCCCCGCCGGCCCCTGCGGCGCCGTAG
- a CDS encoding Rod shape-determining protein MreD: MRADLPRRGLSRWLGPLVLVVLLIALQGLLTRLADAAGLPAPDLFLLTGAGLAWRMRPAWALVAAYGVGLGQDVLGGGMIGLHAAGIAGGALLVLLVRRYFANSGPVQGLLTVVMAVVGQWLAFLLITYWLRSELVTVELLIRTVPPALLLTLLVSGPWERVLEWGIGPRPSENLS, encoded by the coding sequence ATGCGCGCGGATCTGCCGCGCCGGGGGCTGAGCCGCTGGCTGGGGCCGCTGGTGCTGGTGGTCCTCCTGATCGCCCTGCAGGGCCTGCTGACCCGGCTGGCCGACGCCGCCGGCCTTCCGGCCCCGGACCTGTTCCTGCTCACCGGGGCGGGGCTGGCCTGGCGGATGCGGCCCGCCTGGGCGCTGGTGGCGGCCTACGGCGTGGGACTGGGCCAAGACGTGCTGGGCGGCGGCATGATCGGTCTGCACGCCGCCGGGATCGCCGGTGGGGCGCTGCTGGTGCTGCTGGTGCGCCGCTACTTCGCGAACTCCGGCCCGGTGCAGGGGCTCCTGACCGTGGTCATGGCGGTGGTGGGCCAGTGGCTGGCCTTCCTCCTGATCACCTACTGGCTGCGCTCCGAGCTGGTCACCGTGGAACTGCTGATCCGCACGGTGCCGCCGGCGCTGCTGCTCACTCTGCTGGTCTCCGGCCCGTGGGAGCGCGTGCTCGAATGGGGGATCGGCCCCAGACCGTCGGAGAACCTCTCGTGA
- a CDS encoding hybrid sensor histidine kinase/response regulator, protein MTPSTQTLGGYHTPRPGEALRIVHLEDNELDHELVLFHLEGELPWPTQVTRVEDEAGFRSALLGGRPHLILSDFALPTYDGLSAFRAAHELLPNVPFIIVTGAMGEETAVDTLREGVTDYILKQRLERLSPAVKRAIAEVDAQVSRELAEQEVRELNRSLQARLEEVERLRNVAERQSQRLEIQARQLEEALNLQKTFLAETSHELRTPLTALHGYLRRAEREVGGSQTLQDAQRVAENMTRLVNDLLQLSRGELVQSIEMHFMNLGQLLRQVGRDFGVRAPEDDLEVVGDPGRLTQVFVNLVTNAIRVSGRADLVTIEAGLRAGEVEVRVVDHGPGVPDHIKPRIFDKFYRGKEAGSAGLGLTIAQQVVTAHGGTIDVVDTPGGGATFRVRLPLPEEDDDLG, encoded by the coding sequence GTGACCCCTTCCACCCAGACGCTCGGGGGCTACCACACGCCCCGGCCCGGCGAGGCCCTGCGGATCGTGCATCTGGAGGACAACGAACTCGACCACGAGCTGGTGCTGTTCCATCTGGAGGGCGAACTGCCCTGGCCGACGCAGGTGACGCGGGTCGAGGACGAGGCCGGGTTCCGATCCGCGCTGCTGGGCGGCCGTCCCCACCTGATCCTCAGCGACTTTGCGCTGCCCACCTACGACGGCCTGAGCGCCTTCCGGGCCGCCCACGAGCTGCTGCCCAACGTGCCCTTCATCATCGTGACCGGGGCCATGGGCGAGGAGACGGCCGTGGACACCCTGCGCGAGGGGGTCACCGACTACATCCTCAAGCAGCGGCTCGAACGCCTCTCGCCGGCAGTCAAGCGCGCCATCGCCGAGGTGGACGCCCAGGTCAGCCGCGAGCTGGCCGAGCAGGAAGTCCGTGAGCTGAACCGCTCCCTGCAGGCCCGCCTGGAAGAGGTGGAACGCCTGCGGAACGTGGCCGAGCGCCAGAGCCAGCGCCTGGAGATCCAGGCCCGCCAGCTGGAGGAGGCCCTGAACCTGCAGAAGACCTTCCTGGCCGAGACCAGCCACGAGCTCCGCACCCCGCTGACCGCCCTGCACGGCTACCTGCGCCGCGCCGAACGCGAGGTGGGCGGCAGCCAGACCCTGCAGGACGCCCAGCGCGTGGCCGAGAACATGACACGGCTGGTCAACGACCTGCTGCAGCTCTCGCGCGGCGAACTGGTGCAGAGCATCGAGATGCACTTCATGAACCTGGGCCAGCTGCTGCGCCAGGTGGGACGCGACTTCGGCGTGCGCGCCCCGGAGGACGATCTGGAGGTGGTGGGCGATCCGGGCCGCCTGACCCAGGTCTTCGTGAATCTGGTGACCAACGCCATCCGGGTCAGCGGCCGGGCCGACCTGGTCACGATAGAGGCCGGGCTACGGGCGGGCGAGGTCGAGGTGCGCGTGGTCGACCACGGCCCGGGCGTGCCCGACCACATCAAGCCCCGCATCTTCGACAAGTTCTACCGCGGCAAGGAGGCCGGCTCGGCGGGCCTGGGCCTGACCATCGCCCAGCAGGTCGTCACCGCGCATGGCGGCACCATCGACGTGGTCGACACCCCGGGCGGCGGCGCCACCTTCCGCGTGCGGCTGCCCCTGCCCGAAGAGGACGACGATCTGGGGTAG
- the aroE gene encoding shikimate dehydrogenase has product MTELEGDPPTRAFLFADPAAHSLSPRMHTAAFRAAGLHGTYEARRVPAAELPAALAGLRQPGVLGANLSLPHKEAALPWLDELTPAARAIGAVNTVIHRQGRLTGENTDAQGLFEALLELGAGGTGDRNTGGAVAVLGAGGAARAAVYVAVTLLERDVYILNRTRARAQELAESWAAPDRPGPRALAADPGEVPWEQIRLLVNASSAGLDAPGQTPLPDFGFTRLPAGALVYDMVYKPAETRLMREARAAGRRAENGLGMLAHQARLAFRAWTGADVPVGVFLDALSSPAGREQQG; this is encoded by the coding sequence GTGACTGAGCTGGAGGGCGACCCACCTACCCGAGCATTTCTCTTCGCTGACCCGGCCGCCCATTCGCTGTCGCCCCGGATGCACACCGCCGCCTTCCGCGCCGCCGGTCTGCACGGCACCTACGAGGCGCGCCGGGTGCCGGCCGCGGAGCTCCCGGCCGCGCTGGCCGGACTGCGCCAGCCCGGCGTGCTGGGCGCCAACCTGAGCCTGCCCCACAAGGAGGCGGCCCTGCCCTGGCTCGACGAACTGACCCCGGCCGCGCGGGCCATCGGGGCCGTGAACACGGTGATCCACCGCCAGGGGCGTCTGACCGGCGAGAACACGGACGCGCAGGGCCTGTTTGAGGCGCTGCTGGAACTGGGAGCAGGCGGGACGGGAGACCGGAATACCGGTGGCGCCGTCGCCGTGCTGGGCGCCGGCGGGGCGGCGCGGGCGGCCGTCTATGTCGCCGTGACGCTGCTGGAGCGCGACGTGTACATCCTCAACCGCACCCGCGCGCGGGCCCAGGAACTGGCCGAGTCCTGGGCGGCGCCGGATCGCCCCGGCCCCCGGGCGCTGGCCGCCGACCCCGGTGAGGTGCCCTGGGAGCAGATCCGCCTGCTCGTCAACGCCTCCAGCGCCGGCCTGGACGCCCCCGGGCAGACCCCGCTGCCGGACTTTGGGTTCACCCGGCTGCCTGCCGGGGCCCTGGTCTACGACATGGTCTACAAGCCCGCCGAGACCCGCCTGATGCGGGAGGCCCGCGCGGCGGGGCGGCGCGCCGAGAACGGGCTGGGGATGCTGGCCCACCAGGCGCGCCTGGCCTTCCGGGCCTGGACGGGCGCCGACGTGCCGGTGGGGGTCTTTCTGGACGCCCTGAGCAGCCCGGCCGGCCGGGAGCAGCAGGGATGA
- a CDS encoding PAS domain S-box protein, with product MKALRARPAWAQRAPLLVMILVLLLTAAVSLVLSAFVREQQNNRFDREVEVYTEALKTRIDEYERLLLTSRAAWLTHPDMLDEQVFARFIEGIELTQRSPGVQAIGYGPWLPGGQPDAALLSRLRQRVRPDFQIRRGESPQAASVPIAVIAPPTAVNLGAIGFDLYSEANRRAALDAARQKGVVQATGQLTLVQRGADGQPLRGFLMMLPVASAGQPPSGFIYMAVRADQFVQGLMPAEARQPYVQVRLGNTDLYGTRPAEDMSFQQSRQFDLAGQRWQLEFSADSRFGQDFAATVPLITLLSGMLIAGLAFLVVQAQVGARQRAEGLNVSLGQARLLQEQARAEFEAIFQSMQDAAAFTDEAGRIRLVNRALADQFGIEPGELIGQPLSVLHEDLHLAGHTSFQAITTPYRRTDGSVFSGEAQRSEVVDPEGRRLGLLEVVRDVSERVQAERAVQGAQRRYRGLLDAIPHIVRVSDPAGQVTFVNAQHQLLLGTGDLLACMSPQDRQGYLQLCEKATAEQGSGQMELQLTLADGRQHWFVLDFAPLRAEQGQVVEWVTSLTDIHDQLVAERLAQRNEERSRGVLEGLPQIVWLTDPQGEAVYFNRRWQEYVGKERAAQGFVDLIHPDDRPAYRQRWQSAIRAARPFEAEHRILGESGRYRTFVTRGLPVMDAAGQVIEWVGTCTDVDDSVYAENAARLLADVSQQLTLRGDVLSRDREGQYRAALGKLTARFVDSAALWSAWPMEVVANSFTHPAWNEPHMRTLVLQAMERVAHSAEPLILTTHPLLHSVHATGALVYPLLGQNGALFGMLGLAYRHALTERDQELAHELAGRFAAALENDALQRRVIGAQQDLQALNQSLEERVERRTQELENANRELEAFSYSVSHDLRTPLRHIVGFGDLLGKEAAREAGPAGLSPKAQRYLGIITESATRMSQLIDDLLEFSRMGRQELRSVPVDLEALVGASWLALEPDRQGRQIEFVLRPLPTIQGDPTMLELVFTNLLSNAVKYTRTRELAHIEVSAALQGGQVTVSIRDNGVGFDPRYVDKLFGVFQRLHRADEFEGIGIGLANVRRIVGRHGGQVAATGELGVGATFSVTLPLQEPQ from the coding sequence ATGAAGGCGCTCAGGGCGCGGCCGGCCTGGGCCCAGCGGGCGCCGCTGCTGGTCATGATCCTGGTGCTGCTGCTGACCGCCGCCGTGTCGCTGGTGCTCTCGGCCTTCGTGCGGGAGCAGCAGAACAACCGCTTCGACCGCGAGGTCGAGGTGTACACCGAGGCGCTGAAGACCCGCATCGACGAGTACGAGCGCCTGCTGCTGACCAGCCGCGCCGCCTGGCTGACCCATCCGGACATGCTCGACGAGCAGGTGTTCGCCCGCTTTATCGAGGGCATCGAACTCACGCAGCGCTCACCGGGGGTGCAGGCCATCGGCTACGGGCCGTGGCTGCCCGGCGGCCAGCCGGACGCCGCGCTGCTGAGCCGGCTGCGCCAGCGGGTCAGGCCGGATTTCCAGATCCGCCGGGGCGAGTCGCCGCAGGCCGCCAGCGTGCCCATCGCCGTGATCGCTCCGCCCACTGCGGTCAATCTGGGGGCCATCGGCTTCGACCTCTACAGCGAGGCCAACCGCCGCGCGGCCCTGGACGCCGCGCGGCAAAAGGGCGTGGTGCAGGCGACCGGGCAGCTGACCCTGGTGCAGCGGGGCGCCGACGGCCAGCCCCTGCGCGGCTTCCTGATGATGCTGCCGGTGGCCAGCGCGGGCCAGCCACCCAGCGGCTTCATCTATATGGCGGTGCGCGCCGATCAGTTCGTGCAGGGCCTAATGCCCGCCGAGGCCCGGCAGCCCTACGTCCAGGTGCGGCTCGGCAACACCGACCTGTACGGCACCCGCCCCGCCGAGGACATGAGCTTCCAGCAGAGCCGCCAGTTCGACCTGGCCGGGCAGCGCTGGCAGCTCGAATTCAGCGCCGACAGCCGCTTTGGGCAGGATTTCGCGGCCACGGTGCCGCTGATCACCCTGCTCTCGGGGATGCTGATCGCGGGGCTGGCCTTCTTAGTGGTGCAGGCGCAGGTCGGCGCCCGCCAGCGGGCCGAGGGCCTGAACGTGTCGCTGGGACAGGCGCGGCTGCTGCAGGAGCAGGCGCGGGCCGAGTTCGAGGCGATCTTCCAGTCCATGCAGGACGCCGCCGCCTTCACCGACGAGGCGGGCCGCATCCGGCTGGTGAACCGGGCGCTGGCCGACCAGTTCGGGATCGAACCGGGCGAGCTGATCGGCCAGCCCCTCTCGGTGCTCCACGAGGATCTGCATCTGGCGGGGCATACCTCGTTTCAGGCGATCACCACGCCCTACCGGCGCACGGACGGCTCGGTGTTCTCCGGCGAGGCCCAGCGCAGCGAGGTCGTCGACCCCGAAGGGCGCCGCCTGGGGCTGCTGGAGGTCGTGCGGGACGTGAGCGAGCGCGTGCAGGCCGAGCGGGCGGTGCAGGGCGCCCAGCGGCGTTACCGGGGCCTGCTGGACGCCATTCCGCACATCGTGCGGGTCAGCGATCCGGCCGGGCAGGTCACCTTCGTCAACGCCCAGCATCAGCTGCTGCTGGGCACCGGCGACCTGCTGGCGTGCATGTCGCCCCAAGACCGCCAGGGCTACCTGCAGCTGTGCGAGAAGGCCACTGCCGAGCAGGGCTCCGGCCAGATGGAGCTGCAACTGACCCTGGCCGACGGGCGCCAGCACTGGTTCGTGCTGGACTTCGCGCCCCTGCGCGCCGAGCAAGGTCAGGTGGTCGAGTGGGTCACCAGTCTGACCGACATCCACGACCAGCTGGTCGCCGAGCGGCTGGCGCAGCGCAACGAGGAACGCTCGCGGGGCGTGCTGGAGGGCCTGCCGCAGATCGTCTGGCTGACCGATCCGCAGGGCGAGGCGGTGTACTTCAACCGCCGCTGGCAGGAGTATGTGGGCAAGGAACGCGCCGCCCAGGGCTTCGTCGACCTGATCCACCCGGACGACCGGCCGGCCTACCGCCAGCGCTGGCAGTCGGCCATCCGGGCCGCGCGGCCCTTCGAGGCCGAGCACCGCATCCTGGGCGAGAGCGGCCGCTACCGCACCTTCGTCACGCGCGGGCTGCCGGTCATGGACGCCGCCGGTCAGGTGATCGAGTGGGTGGGCACCTGCACCGACGTGGACGACTCGGTGTACGCCGAGAACGCGGCGCGGCTGCTGGCCGACGTCTCGCAGCAGCTGACCCTACGGGGGGACGTGCTCTCGCGCGACCGCGAGGGGCAGTACCGGGCGGCGCTGGGCAAGCTCACCGCCCGCTTCGTCGACAGCGCCGCGCTGTGGTCCGCGTGGCCGATGGAAGTGGTGGCGAACTCCTTCACCCATCCGGCCTGGAACGAGCCGCACATGCGAACCCTGGTGCTGCAGGCCATGGAGCGGGTCGCGCACAGCGCCGAGCCGCTGATCCTGACCACCCACCCTCTGCTGCACAGCGTCCACGCCACCGGCGCGCTGGTCTACCCGCTGCTGGGGCAGAACGGCGCGCTGTTCGGGATGCTGGGGCTGGCCTACCGGCACGCGCTGACCGAGCGGGATCAGGAACTGGCGCACGAGCTCGCGGGGCGCTTCGCGGCGGCGCTGGAGAACGACGCCCTGCAGCGGCGGGTGATCGGGGCCCAGCAGGATCTGCAGGCCCTGAACCAGTCGCTCGAGGAGCGGGTCGAGCGCCGCACCCAGGAACTGGAGAACGCCAACCGCGAGCTGGAGGCCTTCAGCTATTCCGTGTCCCACGACCTGCGCACGCCCCTGCGGCACATCGTGGGCTTCGGCGACCTGCTGGGCAAGGAGGCCGCCCGGGAGGCCGGGCCGGCGGGCCTGAGCCCCAAGGCCCAGCGCTACCTGGGGATCATCACCGAGTCGGCCACGCGCATGAGCCAGCTGATCGACGACCTGCTGGAATTCTCGCGCATGGGCCGCCAGGAGCTCAGAAGCGTGCCGGTGGATCTGGAGGCGCTGGTGGGTGCCAGCTGGCTGGCCCTGGAGCCCGATCGCCAGGGCCGGCAGATCGAGTTCGTGCTGCGGCCGCTGCCGACCATCCAAGGCGACCCCACCATGCTTGAGCTGGTCTTCACGAATCTGCTCAGCAACGCCGTGAAATACACGCGCACACGCGAGCTGGCGCACATCGAGGTCAGTGCCGCGCTGCAGGGGGGCCAGGTCACGGTGAGCATTCGTGACAACGGTGTGGGCTTCGACCCCAGATACGTGGATAAACTGTTCGGCGTGTTCCAACGACTGCACCGCGCCGACGAATTCGAGGGGATCGGCATCGGGCTCGCCAATGTGCGCCGGATCGTGGGCCGGCACGGAGGTCAGGTGGCGGCCACCGGCGAACTGGGCGTGGGGGCCACCTTCTCCGTGACGCTGCCCCTTCAGGAGCCCCAGTGA